Proteins encoded by one window of uncultured Draconibacterium sp.:
- a CDS encoding Crp/Fnr family transcriptional regulator, which yields MEDFSTLYSYFEKIGKRELTDAEKNEIVSVFRKETFKKKQRIFNAGEKNTRHYYIEEGLLRMYIIDQSGKEFNLLFGKERQWLGDLGTPATTAYYLEAVEKTTVFSISEESFATIMGKYAELGTNIRRSYIFLQKRFVSILSKTAEENYDQLLENDPDLVQRLPQYHISSYLGVTPVFLSKIIAKKARKRD from the coding sequence ATGGAAGATTTTTCTACACTGTATTCATATTTCGAAAAAATAGGTAAGCGCGAGCTGACTGACGCTGAAAAAAACGAGATCGTATCGGTTTTCAGAAAAGAAACGTTTAAAAAGAAACAACGAATCTTTAATGCCGGCGAAAAAAATACGCGTCATTATTACATCGAAGAAGGATTGCTTCGCATGTACATTATCGACCAGAGCGGAAAAGAGTTTAACCTGCTTTTTGGCAAGGAGCGGCAATGGCTGGGCGATTTAGGGACTCCGGCTACTACAGCATACTATTTGGAGGCTGTGGAGAAAACTACTGTGTTTTCGATTTCAGAGGAGTCTTTCGCTACAATAATGGGCAAGTACGCCGAACTAGGTACTAATATCCGGCGCTCCTATATCTTCCTGCAAAAACGCTTTGTTTCCATTCTTTCAAAAACAGCTGAAGAGAATTACGATCAGCTTTTAGAGAACGATCCCGACCTTGTTCAGCGCCTTCCGCAATACCATATTTCATCTTATCTGGGGGTAACTCCGGTGTTTTTAAGTAAGATAATTGCCAAAAAAGCAAGAAAAAGAGACTAA
- a CDS encoding pirin family protein gives MKTIIYKADSRGYANHGWLEARHSFSFANYFDRERMNFGVLRVLNDDAIAGGQGFGTHPHDNMEIITIPLEGDLEHKDNMGNQAVIRSGDVQVMSAGTGVYHSEFNHHPDKTLKLFQIWLFPNKQNVQPRYDQISIRDVEEKNRLYQVLSPDPDDQGVWIHQDAWFFLGNYDAGKTDSYSIKKTGNGIYVMVIEGEVNISGIELSKRDAIGIWDVESIDISASTDARILLMDLPMEIQKG, from the coding sequence ATGAAAACAATTATATACAAAGCAGATTCAAGAGGATATGCCAACCACGGTTGGTTGGAAGCAAGACACAGTTTTAGTTTTGCGAATTATTTTGACAGAGAGCGAATGAATTTTGGTGTGCTGCGCGTGCTAAACGATGATGCCATTGCCGGCGGACAAGGTTTTGGAACGCACCCACACGATAACATGGAAATTATTACCATTCCGCTGGAGGGTGACCTGGAACACAAAGATAACATGGGTAACCAGGCTGTTATTCGCTCGGGCGATGTGCAGGTAATGAGTGCAGGAACAGGAGTGTACCACAGCGAGTTCAACCATCATCCGGATAAAACACTAAAACTTTTCCAGATTTGGTTGTTCCCAAACAAACAAAATGTGCAGCCGCGTTACGATCAGATATCGATTCGCGATGTGGAGGAAAAAAACAGATTGTACCAAGTGCTTTCGCCCGATCCCGATGATCAGGGAGTGTGGATACACCAGGATGCCTGGTTTTTCCTGGGGAATTACGATGCTGGAAAAACGGATTCGTACAGCATTAAAAAAACAGGAAACGGTATTTATGTAATGGTAATAGAGGGAGAGGTGAACATTTCAGGTATTGAATTGTCGAAACGTGATGCCATAGGAATATGGGATGTTGAATCGATTGATATCAGCGCTTCAACCGATGCCCGGATTTTGTTGATGGATCTGCCTATGGAAATTCAAAAAGGATAA
- a CDS encoding LapA family protein, giving the protein MTDKQVTTVIGIIYSIGAVMVLVGAFFRLQHYPHGLSILFSGFVLGTVTSSYDVFRLKKKIKRLEKQLHQNMD; this is encoded by the coding sequence ATGACCGACAAACAAGTAACAACAGTAATTGGAATCATTTATTCTATTGGAGCAGTAATGGTTCTGGTAGGCGCATTTTTTAGACTTCAACATTATCCACACGGACTATCAATATTGTTCTCAGGATTTGTGCTTGGTACAGTAACAAGTTCTTATGATGTCTTCAGGTTAAAAAAGAAAATAAAACGATTGGAAAAACAACTACATCAAAACATGGATTAA
- a CDS encoding glycoside hydrolase family 18 protein produces MNKLITFLIACLVFVSCQSQKSVKEENAKAPLNIMAYYVPRDGYMPEELPLEQLTHIIFSFSKVIDGEMKFRNEESDAILKKLVAQKEKYPQLKVMIACGGWTADGFSDAVLSEESRTKFIASTIDFIENYQLDGVDIDWEYPAIPAGGTKARPEDKENFTLLMKGLREALDQLDRPQVLTFASAGWKRYYKNVELLEVMKYVDYMNVMTYDQAGGATKFATHHTALGHRSLTDIVETPLGLAMTQQNAELPEGEDLWEPQSAEEIIRFCVEKGVDPKQIVIGAAFYGRGWKGVPPTDNGLYQPNTGPISGGTSYSVLLTDFAEDDGYEKHWDPVARAPFLYNATDSIFVTYDDTVSVKLKTLYAKEKDLGGIMFWQLSSDSKDEASLIKAIYEEVVSD; encoded by the coding sequence ATGAATAAGTTAATTACATTTTTAATAGCCTGTTTGGTTTTTGTTTCCTGCCAATCACAAAAGTCAGTAAAAGAGGAGAACGCAAAGGCGCCGCTCAATATTATGGCCTATTACGTTCCGCGCGATGGTTACATGCCCGAGGAGTTGCCTTTGGAGCAGTTAACACATATCATTTTTAGCTTTAGCAAAGTTATTGATGGTGAAATGAAGTTTAGAAATGAAGAATCGGATGCAATTTTGAAAAAGCTGGTGGCGCAAAAAGAAAAGTACCCGCAGTTAAAAGTAATGATTGCCTGCGGTGGTTGGACTGCCGATGGTTTTTCCGATGCGGTGTTATCCGAAGAAAGCCGTACAAAATTTATTGCCAGTACTATTGACTTTATCGAAAACTATCAGTTGGATGGCGTAGATATCGACTGGGAATATCCTGCTATTCCGGCAGGAGGGACAAAAGCACGCCCCGAGGATAAAGAAAATTTTACTCTTTTAATGAAAGGATTGCGAGAAGCCCTGGACCAACTCGACCGTCCGCAGGTACTAACTTTTGCTTCGGCAGGGTGGAAGCGTTACTATAAAAATGTGGAACTGTTGGAGGTGATGAAATATGTTGATTACATGAATGTAATGACCTACGACCAGGCCGGTGGTGCTACAAAATTTGCGACACATCACACGGCATTGGGACACCGTTCGTTAACAGATATTGTAGAAACACCACTTGGTTTGGCTATGACGCAGCAAAATGCCGAATTACCCGAAGGTGAAGATTTGTGGGAACCACAATCGGCCGAAGAAATTATTCGGTTTTGTGTTGAAAAGGGAGTTGACCCGAAGCAGATCGTTATTGGTGCAGCTTTTTACGGCCGCGGATGGAAAGGTGTTCCGCCCACAGATAATGGACTTTATCAACCCAATACGGGCCCAATAAGCGGTGGAACTTCCTACTCTGTTCTTTTAACCGACTTTGCTGAAGACGATGGTTATGAAAAACACTGGGATCCGGTGGCCAGGGCACCATTTCTTTATAATGCTACCGACAGCATATTTGTGACTTATGATGATACTGTATCAGTGAAACTTAAAACACTATATGCGAAAGAAAAAGATTTAGGAGGCATTATGTTTTGGCAGCTTAGCAGTGATAGTAAAGATGAGGCAAGTTTAATTAAAGCTATATATGAAGAGGTAGTATCTGATTAG
- a CDS encoding ATP-binding protein, producing MGIYTEAMRYALITKIRTLLRYLFIPILVTLFSIVFFLVYRNIKITTITEFNNEQLILARTASMGITSFFKDSEADLLFLSSLEDVINATENSEKILQDYFIAHGDILSAITRIDSSGKILSTYPSNQSVIGNDISYQDHVNQVMKTHKPVISDVFMAVQGYLSIAYHYPVFKDSTFAGSLAILIPMNELGKLYLGNIKTRGTSQTWLLSENGTEIYCSAEEHTGRSFIDNTQRENEAQKLLATIGSNSNGIIKNFHDSGDSIGKSLVGEQYITFYRTPLGNTYWTILISSREADIYNALTRFRNHSFIAFFLLLIALAFYFYSLVKVRNVLKEVSRRRKVEETLQKSEEKFRKLFEDHAAIKLLINGETSQIIDANKSACKFYGWSREELRQMTINQINTLPKEELNKNIEHLLQKGNIRFEFRHRLHNKEIRDVEVFSSKIEINNKIVFHSVIHDITERKKAEQALIVAKEQAEENNNLKSAFLQNMSHEIRTPMNAIMGFSSLMVDFYDNKPQLEQFSAIINQSCNNLLKIIEDILDIAKIESGQLPIKKETFKLNDLFDELHSFFNVYKQHIDKQHIDFTLKPFLQPNNTIITDKGKLQQILTNLISNAFKFTNKGKIEVGCKVVNGETLEFFVHDTGSGIPREKQDAIFERFTQLHYNQKNTYGGTGLGLSIVKGLLNLLDGKIWLISEQEDSASGKAGRTTFYFTIPYVNGKNEKTEKLSEAGEKSYNFGKQTILLVEDNLANTHLIKKMLSETGLILLHTEYGEKAVELARSKKPDLVLMDIGLPDISGYIATQKIKATVPGIKIIAQTAYVSDDDKVKAFEAGCDDFVGKPISKDVLLAVIGKHLGVN from the coding sequence ATGGGTATTTATACAGAAGCCATGCGTTACGCGTTAATCACAAAAATAAGAACACTTTTGCGCTACCTGTTTATTCCCATTCTGGTAACATTATTCTCCATTGTTTTCTTTCTGGTTTACCGCAATATAAAAATTACCACAATAACCGAATTTAATAATGAACAACTAATTCTGGCCCGCACCGCGTCAATGGGTATTACCTCTTTTTTTAAAGACTCGGAAGCCGATTTGTTATTTCTGTCTTCTCTTGAAGATGTAATTAATGCAACAGAAAACAGTGAAAAAATATTGCAGGATTATTTCATCGCACATGGCGATATTCTGTCAGCAATAACCAGAATCGATTCCTCTGGCAAAATTCTGTCAACCTATCCGTCCAACCAATCAGTAATCGGGAATGATATATCCTATCAGGATCATGTCAATCAGGTAATGAAAACTCATAAACCAGTGATCAGCGATGTTTTTATGGCTGTTCAGGGGTATCTTAGTATTGCCTATCATTATCCGGTTTTTAAAGATTCAACATTTGCCGGCAGTCTTGCTATTCTTATACCAATGAATGAACTGGGAAAACTATATCTCGGCAATATAAAAACCAGAGGAACAAGCCAAACCTGGTTGTTAAGTGAAAATGGAACAGAAATCTATTGCTCCGCAGAAGAACACACCGGAAGGAGTTTTATTGATAACACACAACGCGAAAATGAAGCACAAAAGCTATTAGCAACCATTGGCAGTAATAGCAACGGTATAATTAAAAATTTTCATGATTCCGGAGACAGTATCGGAAAATCTTTAGTTGGCGAACAATATATTACCTTTTATCGCACTCCTCTTGGTAATACTTACTGGACAATTCTTATCTCATCACGCGAGGCCGATATTTATAATGCCCTTACCCGGTTCCGTAATCACTCGTTTATTGCATTTTTTCTTCTGCTAATAGCACTGGCATTTTATTTTTATTCGCTGGTAAAAGTCAGAAATGTTTTAAAAGAAGTTTCGAGAAGACGAAAGGTCGAAGAAACACTGCAAAAAAGCGAAGAAAAATTCAGAAAGCTATTTGAAGATCATGCTGCAATAAAATTATTAATCAATGGGGAAACTTCGCAAATTATCGATGCGAATAAATCGGCATGCAAATTTTACGGTTGGAGCAGAGAAGAACTTCGACAAATGACCATTAACCAAATCAATACCTTACCAAAAGAAGAACTAAATAAAAATATTGAGCATCTGCTTCAAAAAGGAAATATCCGGTTTGAGTTCAGGCATCGCTTACATAATAAAGAAATTCGCGACGTTGAAGTTTTCAGCAGTAAAATTGAAATTAACAACAAAATCGTTTTCCACTCCGTAATTCACGATATTACGGAACGTAAAAAGGCAGAACAGGCTTTAATTGTGGCAAAAGAACAGGCAGAAGAAAACAATAACCTAAAATCAGCATTCTTGCAGAATATGAGCCATGAGATCAGAACACCAATGAATGCCATAATGGGTTTTTCTTCGTTAATGGTTGATTTTTATGACAACAAACCGCAATTGGAACAGTTTTCGGCCATTATTAATCAAAGTTGTAACAACCTGCTGAAAATTATTGAAGACATACTCGACATTGCAAAAATTGAATCGGGTCAGTTGCCGATAAAAAAAGAGACTTTCAAGCTAAACGATTTGTTCGATGAATTACACAGCTTTTTTAACGTATACAAACAACACATTGATAAACAACACATTGATTTTACGCTGAAACCTTTTCTGCAGCCCAACAATACTATTATAACAGATAAAGGGAAGTTGCAGCAAATACTTACCAACCTCATCAGCAATGCCTTTAAATTTACCAATAAAGGAAAGATTGAAGTTGGCTGTAAAGTGGTGAACGGCGAAACACTGGAGTTTTTTGTACACGACACAGGTTCGGGAATTCCACGCGAAAAACAAGACGCAATCTTCGAACGATTTACACAATTACATTACAATCAAAAAAACACATATGGAGGAACGGGCCTCGGGCTATCTATTGTAAAAGGGCTGCTTAATTTGCTTGATGGTAAAATATGGCTAATATCGGAACAGGAGGATTCGGCCTCAGGTAAAGCCGGAAGAACAACCTTCTACTTTACAATTCCATATGTTAACGGAAAAAATGAAAAAACAGAAAAACTATCAGAAGCCGGTGAAAAATCATACAATTTCGGAAAACAAACTATTTTACTGGTAGAAGATAACCTGGCCAACACACACCTGATTAAGAAAATGCTGTCGGAAACAGGGTTGATATTGCTGCATACCGAATACGGCGAAAAAGCTGTTGAACTGGCCCGGTCAAAAAAGCCCGATCTTGTATTAATGGACATTGGCTTACCCGACATTAGCGGCTACATAGCCACGCAAAAAATAAAAGCCACAGTTCCCGGCATTAAAATTATTGCACAAACGGCTTATGTATCAGACGATGACAAAGTAAAAGCTTTTGAGGCCGGCTGCGACGATTTTGTTGGAAAACCCATTAGTAAAGATGTGTTGCTGGCTGTTATTGGTAAACATTTAGGTGTGAATTAA
- a CDS encoding RDD family protein translates to MENQSYPGVFLRVKAVVIDSVVLILVMLGAVDLFDSFNSVPDFARIAAFVFIFLLYDPLLTSVFGGTIGHFLFGIRVKRANNPKKNILFPLAVVRYMIKALLGWLSLITVTGNKRAKAIHDIVVKSVVVYHQ, encoded by the coding sequence ATGGAAAATCAAAGCTACCCGGGCGTATTTTTAAGAGTTAAGGCAGTGGTAATCGATTCAGTGGTACTGATTTTAGTTATGCTGGGAGCTGTTGACTTGTTCGACAGTTTTAACAGTGTTCCCGACTTTGCAAGGATAGCGGCTTTTGTATTTATTTTCTTGTTGTACGACCCGCTTCTTACCAGTGTATTTGGCGGTACCATTGGGCATTTCTTGTTTGGAATACGGGTAAAACGTGCCAACAACCCGAAAAAAAACATTCTTTTCCCGCTGGCTGTAGTCCGCTACATGATAAAAGCTTTGCTGGGCTGGCTTTCCCTGATTACTGTAACCGGCAATAAAAGAGCAAAAGCCATACACGATATTGTAGTAAAGTCGGTTGTTGTTTATCACCAATAA
- a CDS encoding YceI family protein, which translates to MKKLATLLVLAITITTASFASNGEGDKTTYSVDTKASKVYWTGKKVTGEHTGYLNLAGGEVFVEGKEVTGANLNLDLTSIEVTDLEGEWKDKLVGHLKSDDFFSAEKHPVANFKITSYKNDKVTGDLTIKGITNEVSFPAEVKVNGDALTASGTASIDRTKWDIKYGSGKFFSDLGDNMIKDEFEIKFELKATASEGMTSNK; encoded by the coding sequence ATGAAAAAATTAGCTACATTATTAGTACTTGCAATAACAATAACAACTGCAAGTTTTGCATCGAACGGAGAAGGCGATAAAACAACTTATAGTGTTGATACAAAAGCCAGCAAAGTATATTGGACCGGTAAAAAAGTTACAGGCGAGCATACCGGATATTTAAATCTTGCCGGAGGAGAAGTTTTTGTTGAAGGTAAAGAAGTTACAGGTGCTAACTTAAACCTGGATTTAACTTCGATTGAAGTAACCGACCTGGAAGGAGAGTGGAAAGATAAACTGGTAGGTCACCTTAAATCAGACGATTTCTTTTCGGCAGAAAAACACCCGGTAGCCAACTTTAAAATTACCTCATACAAGAATGATAAAGTTACCGGAGACCTAACCATCAAAGGAATTACAAACGAAGTATCGTTTCCTGCAGAGGTAAAAGTTAATGGAGATGCTTTAACTGCATCGGGTACCGCTTCTATCGATCGCACAAAATGGGATATCAAATACGGATCAGGTAAATTTTTCAGCGACCTGGGCGACAATATGATCAAAGACGAATTTGAAATTAAATTCGAACTGAAAGCTACAGCCTCAGAAGGAATGACTTCGAACAAGTAA
- a CDS encoding GH92 family glycosyl hydrolase: MNNLKKISLQLFTFLFCAFAVSAQSPADWVNPFIGTTNYGTTNPGAVVPRGMVSVVPFNVSGNSPLNTRDKDDGWWSTPYSWDNKYFTGYSHVNLSGVGCPELGVILLMPTTGDVNGNHREYGSEMSEQVAHPGYYSSFLNKYNINTEVSATERTGISRFTFPAGQSNILIDLGNGLTNESGASIKIVNNQEIEGWRMTGTFCYNDGTERPVYFVARFSKPAEEFGVWKKMPKMGPEAAWSATSDKIKYYKNFKAEMAGDSIGSWFTFNTTANEEILVEVGISYVSIENARLNLNFESKKFNFEATRIQAEEKWNEALSTITVKGGTDDQKTVFYTGLYHIQIHPNILSDVNGQYPAMESFEIKTHPNGERYTTFSLWDTYRNLHPFMSLAFPQQQLNVVQSMIEMYEESGWLPRWELNSTETHVMEGDPALPVIVDTWFRGIRDFDIDKAYEAMYKSATTPGPENKIRPDIDHYISHGYVPLMEKYDNSVSHALEYYIADWNLAQLAKELGKNDDYERFLKQSKGYKNYYDKEFGIIRPKLENGEFMPDFNPRQGENFEPSPGFHEGNAYQYTFCAHHDMDGMIALNGGKKEFVKKLQAIFDDGHFDMANEPDIHYPWLFNYVKGEEWRTQKELNRLMATYFKNAPDGLPGNDDTGTMSTWIVYSMMGIYPVLPGDMNYVIASPVFDEVKIQLDQNFYPGEALVIKKSGYGDKIKNISLNGKKQKSFFINHADLVKGGVLEIKQ, encoded by the coding sequence ATGAATAATCTAAAAAAGATATCCCTCCAATTGTTCACATTCTTATTTTGCGCCTTCGCAGTTTCGGCGCAAAGTCCGGCAGATTGGGTAAATCCTTTTATCGGGACAACCAACTACGGAACAACCAATCCCGGAGCAGTGGTTCCGCGCGGAATGGTTTCGGTGGTGCCTTTTAACGTTAGTGGCAATTCGCCATTAAATACGCGCGACAAAGACGATGGCTGGTGGTCGACGCCTTATTCGTGGGACAATAAATATTTTACAGGCTACTCGCATGTCAACCTCAGTGGTGTTGGCTGCCCCGAATTGGGAGTGATTCTTTTAATGCCAACAACCGGCGACGTTAACGGCAATCACCGCGAATACGGCTCAGAAATGAGTGAGCAGGTGGCGCACCCCGGTTACTATTCTTCCTTCCTGAATAAATACAATATCAATACAGAAGTTTCGGCAACGGAACGCACAGGAATCAGCCGCTTTACCTTTCCGGCCGGGCAATCGAATATATTGATAGACCTTGGCAACGGACTGACCAACGAAAGCGGCGCATCAATAAAAATTGTAAACAACCAGGAAATTGAAGGTTGGCGCATGACAGGTACTTTCTGTTACAACGATGGCACCGAACGCCCCGTTTATTTTGTAGCACGTTTTAGCAAACCGGCCGAGGAATTTGGCGTTTGGAAGAAAATGCCAAAAATGGGACCTGAAGCAGCTTGGTCGGCAACCAGCGATAAGATAAAATACTACAAAAATTTCAAGGCAGAAATGGCAGGCGACAGCATTGGAAGCTGGTTTACTTTCAACACTACCGCCAACGAAGAAATTCTGGTTGAAGTTGGAATTTCATACGTGAGTATCGAAAACGCCCGGTTGAATTTAAACTTCGAATCGAAAAAATTTAATTTTGAAGCCACTCGTATACAGGCCGAAGAGAAATGGAATGAAGCGCTGTCGACCATTACGGTGAAAGGCGGAACAGATGATCAGAAAACGGTTTTTTACACCGGTTTGTACCACATCCAAATTCACCCGAATATTTTAAGCGATGTAAACGGTCAATATCCGGCAATGGAATCGTTCGAGATAAAAACCCACCCGAACGGCGAGCGCTACACTACCTTTTCTCTCTGGGATACTTACCGTAATTTGCATCCGTTTATGAGTCTGGCTTTCCCGCAGCAGCAATTAAATGTTGTACAATCGATGATTGAAATGTATGAAGAGAGTGGCTGGTTACCTCGCTGGGAACTAAACAGCACCGAAACCCATGTTATGGAAGGCGATCCGGCACTACCGGTAATTGTTGACACCTGGTTTCGTGGAATACGCGATTTTGATATCGATAAAGCCTACGAGGCGATGTACAAATCGGCAACCACTCCCGGCCCTGAAAACAAAATCCGCCCGGATATCGACCATTATATCTCGCATGGTTATGTGCCGCTAATGGAGAAGTACGACAATTCGGTGTCGCATGCTCTGGAATATTACATCGCCGACTGGAACCTGGCACAACTGGCTAAAGAATTGGGTAAAAACGACGATTACGAACGTTTTCTGAAACAATCAAAAGGCTACAAAAATTATTACGACAAGGAGTTTGGAATTATCCGTCCGAAACTGGAGAACGGCGAATTTATGCCCGATTTTAATCCACGACAGGGAGAGAATTTCGAGCCAAGTCCGGGATTCCACGAAGGAAATGCTTACCAATACACTTTTTGCGCTCACCACGATATGGATGGAATGATCGCCTTAAACGGCGGCAAAAAAGAATTTGTAAAAAAGTTGCAGGCCATTTTCGATGATGGTCATTTTGATATGGCCAACGAACCGGATATTCATTATCCGTGGCTTTTTAACTACGTAAAAGGCGAAGAGTGGCGCACCCAAAAAGAACTGAATCGTTTAATGGCTACCTACTTCAAAAATGCGCCTGATGGATTGCCGGGTAACGACGACACCGGAACCATGTCGACCTGGATTGTTTATTCCATGATGGGAATTTACCCTGTTTTGCCGGGCGACATGAATTATGTCATCGCATCGCCCGTTTTCGATGAAGTGAAAATTCAGCTGGATCAGAATTTTTATCCGGGAGAAGCGCTTGTGATAAAAAAGTCCGGCTACGGCGATAAAATAAAAAACATTTCACTAAACGGTAAAAAGCAAAAATCGTTCTTCATCAACCATGCCGATTTGGTTAAAGGTGGCGTTTTGGAGATCAAGCAGTAA
- a CDS encoding GH92 family glycosyl hydrolase: MKQLSILLLAIALSACTKKEAPKTEKLTQYVNTFVGTDGPGNTYPGAVVPFGMVQLSPDNGIGGWDRIAGYFWPDSTIAGFSHTHLSGTGAGDMYDLLLFPTNSRFTDDLWPDQKAYRPYSKFSHENEEASPGYYKVMLESSEIEAELTTTERVGMHRYTFPENAESKIILDLGYALNWDAPTETTIKIENDHTISGVRKSTGWAKVQHMFFVAEFSKPFENIVLTPEADLQNNSEVGGKNARFETTFKTTEGEQILVKISLSSSSVEGARKNLQAELNHWDFDAVRTEADKKWEEQLASIKIEGSDYQKEVFYTNFYHLFLTPSLLSDVDGAYKGADQKPQVAKGFKRYDTFSLWDTYRAAHPLYTIVCPNEVQNMIQSMLAHYDETGLLPVWSMAGNETNMMIGYHAVPVIVDAYFKGLPMDAEQAYAACRASGMNKTEEMELYREYGYVPFNEEGENWSVSKTLEYAYDDWCIAQFAKALGKEQDYELFAQRADNWNNLYDEKTNFFRAKDVEGNFLEPFVSKEYTNVYCESNAWHYLFAAQHNIKGFRDLMGKERFTELLDSMFTYYPSAEDELPIFSTGMIGQYAHGNEPSHHVPFLYNFTDTPEKGQKYVREIIDTQYSNKPDGYCGNEDCGQMSAWYVFASLGFYPVNPANGIYYLGSPSLDEAVINLPNGKTFTVTAKNNKPENVYVKSVKLNGRILKNNFITHQQIIEGGELVFDMINVLK; the protein is encoded by the coding sequence ATGAAACAACTATCGATACTACTATTGGCAATAGCTCTATCTGCCTGCACAAAAAAGGAAGCACCAAAGACCGAGAAACTTACCCAATATGTGAACACTTTTGTAGGCACCGACGGGCCGGGAAATACTTACCCTGGAGCTGTTGTACCGTTTGGGATGGTGCAACTCAGTCCGGATAATGGAATTGGCGGATGGGATCGAATTGCCGGTTATTTTTGGCCCGACTCAACAATTGCAGGTTTTAGCCACACCCATTTAAGCGGTACCGGTGCCGGAGATATGTACGACCTGTTGTTGTTTCCGACCAACTCGCGTTTTACCGACGATTTGTGGCCCGATCAAAAGGCTTATCGTCCCTACTCCAAATTCAGTCACGAGAATGAAGAGGCCTCGCCGGGTTATTATAAAGTAATGTTGGAAAGCTCGGAAATTGAAGCAGAACTGACCACTACCGAGCGTGTTGGAATGCATCGCTACACTTTTCCGGAGAATGCAGAAAGCAAAATTATCCTTGATTTGGGTTACGCCCTAAACTGGGACGCACCCACAGAAACAACGATAAAAATTGAAAACGACCATACGATTTCGGGTGTCCGCAAATCAACGGGTTGGGCAAAGGTGCAACATATGTTTTTTGTTGCTGAATTCTCAAAACCATTTGAAAATATTGTACTAACTCCTGAAGCCGATTTACAAAATAATTCAGAAGTTGGCGGGAAGAATGCACGTTTCGAAACCACATTCAAGACAACAGAAGGCGAGCAGATTTTGGTAAAAATATCGCTGTCGTCCTCATCGGTTGAGGGAGCGCGCAAAAATTTGCAGGCAGAACTCAATCATTGGGATTTTGATGCAGTGCGCACTGAAGCTGATAAAAAATGGGAGGAACAACTGGCAAGCATAAAAATTGAAGGAAGCGATTACCAAAAGGAAGTATTTTACACGAATTTCTATCACCTTTTTCTAACACCAAGTTTGTTAAGCGATGTTGACGGCGCGTATAAAGGAGCAGATCAAAAGCCACAAGTTGCCAAAGGTTTTAAACGCTACGACACTTTTTCGCTGTGGGATACTTACCGTGCAGCCCACCCGCTTTATACGATTGTTTGCCCCAATGAAGTGCAGAATATGATCCAATCGATGCTGGCGCATTACGATGAAACCGGATTGTTACCTGTTTGGTCAATGGCCGGAAACGAAACCAATATGATGATCGGTTACCACGCCGTTCCTGTGATTGTTGACGCATATTTTAAAGGACTGCCGATGGACGCAGAACAAGCTTATGCAGCTTGCCGCGCCTCGGGGATGAATAAAACTGAGGAAATGGAATTGTACCGAGAATACGGCTATGTTCCGTTTAACGAAGAGGGCGAAAACTGGTCGGTATCAAAAACACTTGAATATGCTTACGATGACTGGTGCATTGCGCAATTTGCCAAAGCTTTGGGCAAAGAGCAGGATTACGAGCTGTTCGCGCAACGAGCCGATAACTGGAACAACCTGTACGACGAAAAAACCAATTTCTTTCGTGCAAAAGATGTGGAAGGCAACTTTTTGGAGCCTTTCGTTTCAAAAGAATATACCAATGTGTACTGCGAAAGCAATGCCTGGCATTACCTGTTTGCGGCGCAGCATAATATTAAAGGTTTTCGCGATTTGATGGGAAAAGAGCGCTTCACCGAATTACTCGACAGTATGTTTACCTATTACCCTTCTGCCGAAGATGAACTACCAATTTTCAGCACCGGAATGATCGGTCAATATGCTCACGGAAATGAGCCCAGCCATCATGTTCCGTTCCTGTACAATTTTACCGACACTCCGGAAAAAGGACAAAAATACGTGCGTGAAATTATCGACACACAATACTCGAATAAACCTGATGGTTATTGCGGCAACGAAGACTGCGGACAAATGTCGGCATGGTACGTTTTTGCTAGCTTGGGATTTTATCCGGTAAATCCTGCTAACGGAATCTATTATCTGGGTAGTCCGTCTCTTGATGAAGCTGTAATCAACCTGCCAAACGGTAAAACTTTTACTGTTACAGCCAAAAACAACAAACCTGAAAATGTGTATGTTAAATCGGTTAAACTGAATGGACGTATTTTAAAGAATAATTTCATTACGCATCAACAAATTATTGAAGGCGGCGAGCTCGTGTTTGATATGATAAATGTATTAAAATAA